The following proteins are co-located in the Candidatus Thermoplasmatota archaeon genome:
- the rocF gene encoding arginase: MRIHLVGAPLDLGQERRGVDMGPSAIRAARLERALEALGHEVEDEGNIHAPEMETKRVKDEKLRFLDEIVRACETLANRVEKCCKEGAFPLVLGGDHSIAMGTMAGLVRARGRHGIIWFDAHGDFNTYETTPSGNIHGMPLSACCGLGHPKLVNIGGIAPKAAPENVALVGVRNLDPGERKLLQDAGVHVYTMRELDERGIRSVVKDAIKVTTAGTQGVHLSFDTDVLDPAIAPGTGTPWPGGLTYREAHLAMEMLGDAEIVTSAEIVEVNPLLDTRNKTAELSVDLLSSLFGKRIL, encoded by the coding sequence ATGCGCATCCATCTCGTCGGCGCGCCGCTGGACCTCGGCCAGGAGCGCCGCGGGGTCGACATGGGCCCTTCGGCCATCCGCGCGGCGCGGCTCGAGCGCGCTCTTGAGGCCTTGGGCCACGAGGTGGAGGACGAGGGAAACATCCACGCGCCGGAGATGGAGACCAAGCGCGTGAAGGACGAGAAGCTGCGCTTCCTCGACGAGATCGTGCGCGCCTGCGAGACGCTTGCCAACCGCGTCGAGAAGTGCTGCAAGGAGGGCGCTTTCCCGCTCGTGCTGGGCGGCGACCACTCGATTGCCATGGGCACGATGGCCGGCCTCGTTCGCGCGCGGGGCCGTCACGGCATCATTTGGTTCGACGCGCACGGCGACTTCAACACGTACGAGACCACGCCGTCGGGCAACATCCACGGCATGCCGCTTTCCGCCTGCTGCGGCCTGGGCCACCCCAAGCTCGTGAACATCGGCGGCATCGCGCCCAAGGCGGCGCCCGAGAACGTCGCCCTCGTGGGCGTCCGCAACCTCGATCCGGGCGAGAGGAAGCTCCTGCAGGACGCCGGCGTGCACGTGTACACCATGCGCGAGCTCGACGAGCGGGGAATCCGAAGCGTCGTGAAGGACGCCATCAAGGTCACGACGGCCGGGACGCAGGGCGTGCACCTGAGCTTCGACACGGACGTCCTCGACCCGGCGATTGCGCCGGGCACGGGCACGCCCTGGCCCGGCGGCCTCACCTACCGCGAGGCGCACCTTGCGATGGAGATGCTCGGCGACGCGGAGATCGTGACGAGCGCCGAGATCGTCGAGGTGAATCCGCTCCTGGACACGCGGAACAAGACCGCGGAGCTCTCGGTGGATCTCCTCTCGTCGCTGTTTGGGAAGCGGATCCTCTAG
- a CDS encoding SprT-like domain-containing protein, with protein sequence MSELLSSRDIEHLFRFEYDRINAGTYDGRLPPFPGVRVGRGIRQYGCCLSKRRRDGSYDLLGFQVTRYLARPEDLLDTIWHEIAHAAAIVFERHTGHGPSWRRHAVRCGADPDRPAKRGLALSILPRLAIATVRCAGACGWVRDYFRVGPVLRQPRRYKCMRCDAGITVAWNRADRD encoded by the coding sequence ATGTCGGAATTGCTTTCCAGTCGAGACATCGAGCATCTCTTCCGGTTCGAGTACGATCGAATCAACGCTGGCACGTACGACGGCCGACTGCCGCCCTTTCCGGGCGTCCGGGTGGGCCGCGGCATCCGCCAGTACGGCTGCTGCCTGTCGAAGCGCCGGCGCGACGGCAGCTACGATCTCTTGGGCTTCCAGGTGACGCGCTACCTTGCGCGCCCGGAGGATCTTCTCGATACGATCTGGCACGAGATCGCGCACGCCGCGGCGATCGTCTTCGAGCGCCACACGGGGCACGGTCCGTCCTGGCGCCGCCACGCCGTCCGCTGCGGGGCCGATCCCGACCGGCCCGCCAAGCGCGGCCTTGCGCTGTCCATCCTTCCGCGCCTGGCCATCGCGACCGTCCGCTGCGCGGGCGCCTGCGGGTGGGTGCGCGACTACTTCCGCGTCGGTCCTGTCCTGCGCCAGCCGCGGCGATACAAGTGCATGCGGTGCGACGCGGGCATCACGGTCGCGTGGAACCGGGCGGACCGGGACTGA
- the trxA gene encoding thioredoxin, which produces MPQTTTGAPVEIGDAEFPAFVTDNDLVIIDLWAPWCGPCKRIAPILEEIARENPKVVVGKINTDEHQDVARKYGVMSIPTMLFFKRGQLVDQVVGAVPKSEILRRIEPHA; this is translated from the coding sequence GTGCCCCAGACCACCACCGGCGCGCCCGTCGAGATCGGCGACGCCGAGTTCCCGGCCTTCGTCACGGACAACGACCTTGTCATCATCGACCTTTGGGCGCCCTGGTGCGGGCCCTGCAAGCGCATCGCCCCCATCCTGGAGGAGATCGCGCGGGAGAACCCGAAGGTCGTCGTCGGCAAGATCAACACGGACGAGCACCAGGACGTCGCCCGCAAGTACGGCGTGATGTCCATCCCAACCATGCTCTTCTTCAAGCGCGGACAATTGGTGGACCAGGTCGTCGGCGCCGTGCCGAAATCGGAAATCCTCCGGCGGATCGAGCCGCATGCCTGA
- a CDS encoding Lrp/AsnC family transcriptional regulator: MLDEKDLAILRELRENAKKTTKTISERTNVPRTTVHDRIGKMESNGTIRKYTLVPNYERIGEATTAFVFISHDQSQGVSQGELAKKISEIQGVYEVHLISGDWDLLVKVRGKDVESIGRMVLERLRPFPGVGKTLTSTVFQTMKEEV; encoded by the coding sequence ATGCTCGACGAGAAGGACTTGGCCATTCTCCGCGAACTGCGTGAGAACGCGAAGAAGACGACCAAGACCATCAGCGAGCGCACGAACGTGCCGCGCACGACGGTGCACGACCGCATTGGAAAGATGGAATCCAACGGGACCATCCGTAAGTACACGCTCGTGCCCAACTACGAGCGCATCGGGGAGGCCACGACGGCTTTCGTGTTCATCAGCCACGACCAAAGCCAAGGTGTCAGCCAGGGGGAGCTTGCCAAGAAGATCTCGGAGATCCAGGGCGTCTACGAGGTGCACCTCATCAGCGGCGATTGGGATCTCCTCGTGAAGGTTCGCGGCAAGGACGTCGAGAGCATCGGACGCATGGTGCTCGAGAGGCTCCGGCCGTTCCCCGGCGTGGGAAAGACGCTCACATCCACGGTTTTCCAGACCATGAAGGAAGAGGTCTGA
- a CDS encoding CPBP family intramembrane glutamic endopeptidase, with amino-acid sequence MTVPSELAGAPLLALTANQFLLTALTIAWILGFFAGRRRGWDWTRCLGLSLVVFPFARFGLNVVLSIDLLFEQGLVLPALTQAQLWGSVWRSFLYNLVVPTAGLLLVFQGVPRLQLGGDPRGALARILALLRLPRQGWRRDALHGQALFGLVAVFYLFSVLFLATTLGRALMNNDESRVFANITPLLILLLSLLAGVGEEYLFRGVLQEWLFTKVPWPVALLAQAAFFGLVHAGYGTIAHVVGPLAFGILAGLVAMRLGLLAAVIIHAEIDIAYFVLGSGDPILLAAGTLLVLGSVAAIVVTRAESVRTLLRPLPSWSGKPWM; translated from the coding sequence GTGACGGTCCCAAGCGAGCTTGCGGGCGCGCCGCTTCTTGCCCTCACGGCCAACCAGTTCCTCCTCACGGCGCTCACGATCGCTTGGATCCTCGGATTCTTCGCGGGCCGCAGGCGGGGATGGGACTGGACGCGCTGCCTGGGCCTGTCGCTTGTGGTCTTCCCGTTTGCGCGCTTTGGGTTGAACGTGGTTCTCTCGATCGACCTTCTCTTCGAGCAAGGCCTCGTCCTCCCGGCGCTCACGCAGGCGCAGCTGTGGGGCTCGGTCTGGCGCTCGTTCCTCTACAATCTCGTCGTTCCCACGGCGGGCCTGCTCCTTGTGTTCCAAGGCGTGCCGCGACTGCAGCTTGGCGGCGACCCGCGGGGGGCGCTTGCGCGCATCCTCGCTCTCCTGCGCCTTCCGCGCCAAGGCTGGCGCCGTGACGCCCTCCACGGGCAGGCGCTCTTTGGCCTCGTGGCTGTCTTCTATCTTTTCTCAGTCCTCTTCCTGGCTACGACGCTGGGCCGCGCGCTCATGAACAACGACGAGTCGCGGGTGTTTGCCAACATCACGCCGCTTCTCATCCTGCTGCTCTCGCTTCTGGCCGGTGTGGGCGAGGAGTACCTCTTCCGCGGAGTCCTGCAGGAATGGCTCTTCACGAAGGTTCCCTGGCCCGTGGCGCTCCTTGCGCAGGCTGCGTTCTTCGGGCTCGTCCACGCAGGCTACGGGACGATCGCGCACGTCGTGGGACCGCTTGCTTTTGGCATCCTGGCCGGCCTCGTGGCCATGCGCCTGGGTCTTCTTGCGGCCGTGATCATCCACGCCGAGATCGACATCGCGTACTTCGTGCTGGGAAGCGGCGATCCGATCCTGCTTGCCGCGGGCACCCTGCTTGTCCTTGGCAGCGTGGCGGCCATCGTGGTGACACGAGCGGAATCGGTGCGGACGCTTCTCAGACCTCTTCCTTCATGGTCTGGAAAACCGTGGATGTGA
- the rpe gene encoding ribulose-phosphate 3-epimerase has product MTKAARRVKIAPSILSADFSRLGEEIARVEKAGADWLHIDVMDGRFVPNITMGPVVVSAIRKVTRLHLDCHLMIAEPERYVADFAKAGADSLTVHAEACPHLHRTVHQVKEAGMKAGVAVNPGSPLALAESVLADLDLLLVMSVNPGFGGQKFIPLAVEKTRRAADLLRKAGLDVGGRVDLQVDGGITPETASPCRDAGATCLVAGTSVFGHSGDLSTRMAELRGA; this is encoded by the coding sequence ATGACGAAAGCGGCCCGGCGCGTGAAGATCGCGCCCTCGATCCTGTCGGCCGACTTCTCGCGTTTGGGCGAGGAGATCGCCCGCGTGGAGAAGGCCGGCGCCGACTGGCTGCACATCGACGTGATGGACGGCCGCTTCGTGCCCAACATCACGATGGGCCCGGTCGTGGTCTCGGCCATCCGCAAGGTGACGCGGCTGCACCTCGACTGCCACCTCATGATCGCGGAGCCCGAGCGCTACGTGGCCGACTTCGCGAAGGCCGGCGCCGACAGCCTCACGGTTCATGCCGAGGCGTGCCCGCATCTCCATCGCACCGTCCACCAGGTGAAGGAGGCGGGCATGAAGGCGGGTGTCGCCGTGAACCCCGGCTCGCCGCTTGCGCTTGCCGAGAGCGTCCTTGCGGATCTCGACCTCCTGCTCGTCATGAGCGTGAACCCCGGCTTTGGGGGACAGAAATTCATCCCTCTTGCCGTGGAGAAGACGCGGCGGGCCGCCGATCTCCTGCGCAAGGCGGGCCTCGACGTGGGCGGCCGCGTGGACCTTCAGGTCGACGGCGGCATCACGCCCGAGACGGCGTCGCCGTGCCGTGACGCCGGCGCGACGTGCCTTGTGGCCGGAACGAGCGTGTTTGGCCACTCGGGCGACCTTTCCACGCGCATGGCGGAGCTGCGGGGCGCGTGA
- a CDS encoding PadR family transcriptional regulator encodes MAADPPDARGRLLRGLAEPLVLESIARGPKHGYALLRELEETFGVAPNRNQIYPLLARLVERGLLKAADDEAGKTTYHLTGNGLEALREYKTLPDTFRARVAELWELPPPGAAVAGIRAAAPRVGAQPAGATGTAGTSPTPDVRELLRAPAAAPLAVDLPAAPIHCKDARIRFDAWPGEGRRSLEFACDYGNLPECPTCAIFLAGEAMKRRFL; translated from the coding sequence ATGGCGGCTGATCCACCCGACGCGCGCGGCCGGCTCCTGCGTGGCCTGGCCGAGCCGCTCGTCCTCGAAAGCATCGCCCGGGGGCCCAAGCACGGCTACGCCCTCCTCCGCGAGCTCGAGGAGACCTTCGGCGTGGCGCCCAACCGGAACCAGATCTACCCCCTCCTTGCCCGCCTCGTCGAGCGCGGTCTCCTCAAGGCCGCAGACGACGAAGCCGGCAAGACGACCTACCATCTCACGGGCAACGGCCTCGAGGCGCTCCGCGAATACAAGACGCTCCCCGACACCTTCCGCGCGCGCGTGGCCGAACTCTGGGAGCTCCCCCCGCCCGGAGCCGCGGTCGCTGGAATTCGAGCCGCGGCCCCGCGCGTCGGAGCCCAACCGGCCGGCGCGACTGGCACGGCCGGCACGTCCCCCACGCCCGACGTTCGCGAGCTCCTTCGCGCGCCCGCGGCGGCGCCCTTGGCCGTGGACCTCCCCGCCGCGCCCATCCACTGCAAGGACGCGCGGATCCGCTTCGACGCATGGCCCGGCGAAGGCCGCCGCAGCCTCGAGTTTGCCTGCGACTACGGCAACCTCCCCGAATGCCCGACGTGCGCGATCTTCCTCGCCGGCGAGGCGATGAAGAGGCGGTTCCTGTGA
- a CDS encoding DMT family transporter yields the protein MADALPSVPAVPDARTAVAALVAVQVIFGTFAFVGKIALVELSPFALAALRVAGAGAILAALACHRSGLALARKDVAAFFVLAMLGIAVNQLLFLQGLSLTTAVDATVLVSTIPAFTLGVAIAGGRETASRGKLVGVALAFTGVLVLVGGAAVGQGSLLGNVLVAANALSYSLYLVFSRPYLARYDPLTVVAWTFLFGAVVMVPLGVPDLAATDLSALSAATWAAVAYIVLFPSVVTYYLNNWALRRLPSSTVASYVYLQPLVAAALAVPILGEPVTAFTLAAGLAIVGGIWVAQGARLPRRLAAVR from the coding sequence TTGGCCGACGCTCTTCCCTCGGTCCCTGCCGTTCCCGACGCGCGCACGGCCGTCGCGGCGCTTGTCGCCGTCCAGGTCATCTTCGGGACGTTCGCGTTTGTCGGCAAGATCGCGCTCGTCGAGCTCTCGCCCTTCGCGCTTGCCGCGCTTCGCGTCGCCGGCGCCGGCGCCATCCTCGCCGCGCTCGCGTGTCACCGGTCGGGCCTTGCGCTTGCGCGCAAGGACGTCGCCGCGTTCTTCGTGCTGGCCATGCTGGGCATCGCCGTGAACCAGCTCCTGTTCCTGCAGGGGCTTTCGCTCACGACGGCAGTCGACGCGACCGTGCTCGTGTCGACGATCCCGGCCTTCACGCTTGGCGTCGCCATCGCCGGCGGGCGCGAGACGGCTTCGCGCGGCAAGCTCGTGGGCGTGGCGTTGGCCTTCACCGGGGTGCTCGTCCTCGTGGGCGGCGCGGCCGTCGGGCAGGGTTCGCTTCTCGGGAACGTGCTCGTGGCCGCAAACGCGCTCTCCTACAGCTTGTACCTCGTCTTCTCGCGGCCCTACCTCGCACGGTACGATCCGCTCACGGTCGTCGCGTGGACGTTCCTGTTCGGCGCCGTCGTCATGGTGCCCCTTGGCGTCCCGGACCTTGCCGCGACCGACCTTTCGGCGTTGTCGGCCGCGACGTGGGCGGCCGTGGCGTACATCGTGCTGTTCCCCTCGGTCGTGACGTACTACCTGAACAACTGGGCGCTGCGCCGGTTGCCGTCGTCGACGGTCGCAAGCTACGTGTATCTGCAGCCGCTCGTGGCCGCCGCGCTTGCCGTACCCATTCTTGGGGAGCCCGTCACGGCCTTCACGCTGGCCGCGGGCCTTGCGATCGTGGGCGGGATCTGGGTCGCGCAGGGCGCGCGCCTTCCCCGCCGCCTCGCGGCCGTGCGCTGA
- a CDS encoding MFS transporter: protein MADLSYFRLLSGFYVATFAIRMSFGISVTAFGDWVPAHHGDFVYGLIVAASPLTEIATVLWVGVTIDRYGRRKFLLAGLAVGALGLYPIAFTQDVIALAILNALHGFAAGLILVSSLTLLADYAAKDSRGREMGAFDFVNLFGWATGIVAGVFFAKALFADNLAYAFLVSGTVAMLGFAYAYYTVHEPLRERFTSPALGWQEIRRALAQRRLAFLVAPWFAVFLLISSSVAFLTRALGSAETALGETAHGASSMLEGIPPLLLLGGLVAAGVAFFAFLVFFGRMSDRYGRVPLMMLGSVGFAAGTTLAAVVVWITPHAPGELPTQALQTVAPLIALFGLLVFAFLPSALAALADIAHERAHGTTMSVYSLVISAGWVVGPPLAGFLNEAYGVNGALAMFALAGLTMPLFVGLLWREDRRLAKPAAPAASVTAR from the coding sequence GTGGCCGACCTCTCCTATTTCCGCCTCCTGTCCGGGTTCTACGTGGCGACCTTTGCCATCCGGATGAGCTTTGGCATCTCGGTCACGGCCTTTGGCGACTGGGTGCCGGCGCACCACGGCGACTTCGTCTACGGGCTCATCGTCGCCGCAAGCCCGCTCACCGAGATCGCGACCGTCCTCTGGGTGGGCGTCACGATCGACCGCTACGGGCGGCGCAAGTTCCTCCTCGCCGGCCTTGCCGTGGGCGCGCTGGGACTCTATCCCATCGCCTTCACGCAGGACGTGATCGCGCTTGCGATCCTAAACGCGCTGCACGGGTTTGCCGCGGGCCTCATCCTCGTCTCGAGCCTCACGTTGCTTGCGGACTACGCCGCCAAGGATTCGCGCGGCCGGGAGATGGGCGCGTTCGATTTCGTGAACCTGTTTGGCTGGGCGACGGGGATCGTGGCGGGCGTCTTCTTTGCGAAGGCGCTCTTTGCCGACAACCTCGCCTACGCGTTCCTCGTGAGCGGAACGGTGGCCATGCTTGGGTTCGCGTACGCCTACTATACGGTCCACGAACCGCTGCGCGAGCGGTTCACGTCGCCGGCCCTTGGCTGGCAGGAGATCCGGCGAGCCCTTGCGCAGCGGCGCTTGGCCTTCCTCGTGGCGCCGTGGTTTGCCGTGTTCCTCCTCATCTCCTCGAGCGTCGCCTTCCTCACGCGCGCGCTCGGATCGGCCGAGACGGCGCTTGGCGAGACGGCCCACGGTGCAAGCTCCATGCTGGAGGGCATTCCGCCGCTGCTTCTGCTGGGCGGCCTCGTCGCGGCGGGCGTCGCCTTCTTCGCGTTTCTCGTCTTCTTCGGCCGCATGTCCGACCGCTACGGCCGCGTTCCCCTCATGATGCTGGGTTCGGTCGGCTTTGCCGCCGGCACGACGCTTGCGGCCGTGGTCGTCTGGATTACGCCCCACGCGCCGGGGGAGCTTCCCACGCAGGCGCTGCAGACGGTGGCTCCGCTCATCGCCCTCTTCGGTCTTCTCGTCTTCGCGTTCCTTCCTTCCGCGCTTGCCGCCTTGGCCGACATCGCGCACGAGCGCGCGCACGGCACGACGATGAGCGTGTACAGCCTTGTCATCAGCGCGGGTTGGGTCGTGGGGCCGCCCTTGGCGGGCTTCCTCAACGAAGCGTACGGCGTGAACGGCGCGCTTGCCATGTTTGCGCTTGCGGGGCTCACGATGCCCCTGTTCGTTGGCCTCCTCTGGCGCGAGGACCGGCGCCTGGCCAAGCCCGCAGCGCCTGCGGCGTCGGTGACGGCGCGGTGA
- a CDS encoding metal-dependent hydrolase: MPTAVVHLIVPPLALLSTGAFRPRLVLAMCLLGLLPDLDFFVGVHRASLHNVFLLLPFLAVGLLWWRDANPQRAFWGEANLLAFAFLGSHILMDVFVGGVVPFWPVSNVTFRFDVRVLVDTATLEIESIFRPATQEGAPVTSPIYEWLDGTEFSIVALTVVVVAAVLLRGRLALLPGIVRRAVGRLTGARRL; the protein is encoded by the coding sequence GTGCCGACGGCCGTCGTGCACCTCATCGTTCCCCCGCTTGCGCTCCTGTCGACGGGCGCCTTTCGCCCGCGGCTCGTCCTCGCGATGTGCCTTCTGGGCCTCCTTCCCGATCTCGACTTCTTCGTCGGCGTGCACCGGGCCTCGCTGCACAACGTGTTCCTGCTCCTTCCGTTCCTTGCAGTGGGCCTCCTCTGGTGGCGCGACGCGAATCCGCAGCGTGCCTTCTGGGGCGAGGCGAACCTCCTTGCGTTTGCCTTCCTTGGAAGCCACATCCTCATGGACGTGTTCGTGGGCGGCGTGGTTCCGTTCTGGCCCGTTTCGAACGTGACCTTCCGCTTCGACGTGCGCGTGCTCGTCGACACGGCTACGCTTGAGATCGAGTCCATCTTCCGGCCCGCGACGCAGGAGGGCGCGCCGGTGACCTCGCCCATCTACGAGTGGCTGGACGGCACGGAATTCAGCATCGTCGCGCTGACGGTCGTGGTCGTGGCCGCCGTGCTCCTGCGCGGCCGGCTGGCGCTTCTTCCCGGGATCGTTCGGCGGGCGGTCGGGCGCTTGACGGGCGCGCGTCGCTTATGA
- a CDS encoding Holliday junction resolvase: MAIAYERELKGILSAEPPVLSEIARVLPAEAAKNYEKVAARPFLVVRAAGSLGCDLVALRDDVAFPIEVKSGKEEAIHLSNTAQMKLQAQAMSRECARAGVIALYAFRRKNQRGQDAWRVYAIPAAGFQGRAKILYEHLPKLAVTERGNYVMRWREGMPLNLFLAYLC; encoded by the coding sequence ATGGCCATCGCGTACGAACGGGAGCTCAAGGGCATCCTTTCGGCCGAGCCGCCCGTCCTGTCGGAGATCGCACGCGTCCTGCCGGCCGAGGCGGCCAAAAACTACGAAAAAGTGGCCGCTCGTCCGTTCCTCGTCGTTCGCGCGGCCGGCAGCCTGGGTTGCGATCTCGTGGCGCTTCGCGACGACGTCGCGTTCCCCATCGAGGTGAAAAGCGGCAAGGAGGAGGCCATTCACCTCTCCAACACGGCCCAGATGAAGCTCCAGGCGCAGGCCATGTCGCGCGAGTGCGCGCGCGCGGGCGTCATTGCGCTATACGCGTTCCGTCGCAAGAACCAGCGGGGCCAGGACGCCTGGCGCGTGTACGCGATCCCCGCCGCGGGTTTCCAGGGCCGGGCGAAGATCCTCTACGAGCACCTACCCAAGCTTGCGGTCACCGAACGGGGGAACTATGTCATGCGGTGGAGGGAAGGGATGCCGTTGAACCTCTTCTTGGCGTACTTGTGCTAG
- a CDS encoding CBS domain-containing protein has protein sequence MDDLLARDVMSPRPIAIPPTTSVRQAAQRMREAGAGSLLAVENGKPVGILTERDLVTKVLAAGADPESTPIRSVMSTPLLTIPPTTPVVEAARIMARRGVRRLPVSDAGRLVGLLTERDILAVSPMLAEITRATVSPEESEVLSLTHCDVCRGLTDGTRRIDGQVVCDGCWPELRAR, from the coding sequence ATGGACGACCTCCTTGCCCGGGACGTCATGTCCCCACGGCCGATCGCGATCCCGCCCACGACGTCCGTCCGCCAAGCCGCGCAGCGCATGCGCGAGGCCGGCGCCGGAAGCCTGCTTGCCGTCGAGAACGGCAAGCCCGTTGGAATCCTGACGGAGCGCGACCTCGTTACGAAGGTGCTGGCCGCAGGCGCCGATCCGGAATCCACGCCCATCCGCAGCGTCATGTCCACGCCGCTTCTCACGATCCCGCCGACGACGCCTGTCGTCGAGGCCGCGCGCATCATGGCCCGCCGCGGCGTCCGCCGCCTGCCCGTGAGCGACGCCGGACGGCTCGTGGGCCTTCTCACCGAGCGCGACATCCTCGCCGTCTCTCCCATGCTCGCCGAGATCACCCGAGCGACCGTGTCGCCCGAGGAGTCCGAGGTGCTCTCCCTGACGCATTGCGACGTGTGCCGCGGGCTCACCGACGGCACCCGGCGCATCGACGGGCAAGTGGTCTGCGACGGTTGCTGGCCCGAGCTTCGCGCGCGCTGA
- a CDS encoding CBS domain-containing protein → MTTQLVTVDKNDKLERALDLMRKHGVSKLPVTEHRHLVGVLSDGDIVDELGALRNARMSPTGLHVSGAMQRNYATADPDDDVRAVVELCKKEGVGIVPVTRNGDFVGVVTKADLLRLVTSNRPVGDYMPRRLHAVSPDDRVIHARRLMLDHGIERLPVLDGGRVRGIVSELDLAFALDDLKKRHGGNHEAHQLRNLHVRDVMRQTVVVGTERMPSHQAAAVMRERDVGGLPIVEDEDRIVGMITRTDLLRQIDSG, encoded by the coding sequence ATGACGACCCAGCTTGTGACGGTGGACAAGAACGACAAGCTCGAGCGCGCGCTCGACCTCATGCGCAAGCACGGCGTCTCGAAGCTCCCCGTCACCGAGCACCGCCATCTCGTGGGCGTGCTCAGCGACGGCGACATCGTCGACGAGCTTGGAGCCCTGCGCAACGCGCGCATGAGCCCGACGGGCCTCCACGTGAGCGGCGCCATGCAGCGCAACTACGCCACGGCCGATCCCGACGACGACGTGCGCGCGGTCGTCGAGCTGTGCAAGAAGGAGGGCGTCGGCATCGTGCCGGTCACGCGCAACGGAGACTTCGTCGGCGTCGTCACGAAGGCCGACCTCCTGCGCCTTGTCACCTCGAACCGGCCGGTCGGCGACTACATGCCCCGCCGGCTGCACGCCGTCTCGCCCGACGACCGGGTCATCCACGCGCGCCGCCTCATGCTCGACCACGGCATCGAGCGGCTGCCCGTGCTCGACGGCGGCCGCGTGCGCGGCATCGTTTCGGAGCTGGACCTCGCCTTTGCGCTCGACGACCTGAAAAAGCGCCACGGCGGCAACCACGAGGCGCACCAGCTTCGCAACCTGCACGTGCGCGACGTGATGCGACAGACGGTGGTCGTGGGCACCGAGCGAATGCCCTCGCACCAGGCCGCCGCCGTCATGCGCGAGCGCGACGTGGGCGGGCTGCCCATCGTGGAGGACGAGGACCGCATCGTCGGCATGATCACGCGGACGGATCTGCTAAGGCAGATCGACAGCGGCTAG
- a CDS encoding TIGR00269 family protein, translating to MRASEAAPSRASPCDACGNPSVLWVPYSGRRLCGGHFRETVERRARAELRRQLDGARDVRVAAAVSGGKDSLAALAILHDVLSPRRDASLVAISVDEGVEGYRAAGLEAAARLCRALGVEHRIVRHADRFGTTTDAIVARDAGASPCAACGVLRRRALNDAAREVEATHVATGHNLDDLAQTILMNVARADVARLGRLGPHVGKEREGLVPRLYPLRTIPEREVALYAHLRGLAAHLGECPHSGTADRRFWRDLVLRMEDAEPGARHRLLAFHDAVAPRLPPDGRPLVACRQCGEPTSGDVCRACAVVAGLPGSRGA from the coding sequence TTGCGCGCCTCTGAGGCCGCGCCCTCGCGCGCTTCGCCTTGCGACGCCTGCGGCAACCCCTCGGTGCTTTGGGTCCCCTACTCCGGCCGGCGCCTGTGCGGCGGGCATTTCCGCGAAACCGTGGAACGGCGCGCCCGCGCCGAGCTTCGTCGCCAGCTCGACGGCGCCCGCGACGTGCGCGTGGCCGCGGCCGTCTCGGGCGGCAAGGACAGCCTGGCGGCGCTTGCCATCCTCCACGACGTCCTGTCGCCCCGCCGCGACGCAAGCCTTGTCGCCATCTCCGTCGACGAGGGCGTCGAGGGGTACCGCGCCGCGGGCCTCGAAGCCGCCGCGCGCCTGTGCCGCGCGCTTGGCGTCGAGCATCGCATCGTCCGCCACGCCGACCGGTTCGGGACCACGACCGATGCGATCGTCGCGCGCGACGCCGGCGCCTCCCCGTGCGCAGCCTGCGGCGTCCTTCGCCGTCGCGCGCTCAACGACGCGGCGCGCGAGGTCGAAGCGACGCACGTGGCGACCGGGCACAACCTCGACGATCTCGCGCAGACGATCCTCATGAACGTCGCGCGAGCGGACGTCGCGCGGCTCGGGCGCCTTGGCCCGCACGTGGGCAAGGAGCGAGAAGGCCTCGTCCCCCGTCTGTATCCCCTGCGCACGATCCCCGAGCGGGAAGTGGCCCTGTACGCGCACCTGCGGGGCCTCGCGGCGCACCTTGGCGAGTGCCCCCACAGCGGCACCGCGGACCGGCGCTTCTGGCGCGACCTCGTGCTGCGCATGGAAGACGCCGAGCCTGGCGCGCGCCACCGCCTGCTCGCCTTTCACGACGCCGTCGCGCCGCGCCTTCCGCCCGACGGAAGGCCGCTTGTCGCCTGTCGGCAGTGCGGAGAGCCCACAAGCGGGGACGTGTGCAGGGCGTGCGCGGTGGTGGCTGGACTCCCCGGATCGCGGGGCGCCTAG